The following proteins are co-located in the Nitrospirota bacterium genome:
- a CDS encoding MgtC/SapB family protein → MSDMIPAYEVIIRLILGAVIGGIIGFEREVHGRAAGFRTQLIVCVASVLIMVVSENYYYHIKSIDPTLRIDPARISAGALIGIGFLGAGVIVKSGFAIRGLTTAASIWIVSAIGLAIGGGLYFEGIATSIITIIALMALRAVERKIKFLRYKVITVSTLITANKEEEITSMLSSRGFHVHSIDYEKDKSKGEIIYDITVSTRNKEAVRQMFAELNSTEFINTLKISG, encoded by the coding sequence ATGTCTGATATGATACCTGCTTATGAAGTAATTATCCGCCTTATTCTCGGCGCTGTTATTGGCGGCATTATAGGTTTTGAAAGAGAGGTGCACGGCAGGGCCGCGGGCTTCAGGACGCAGTTAATTGTCTGTGTAGCTTCAGTGCTCATAATGGTGGTCTCCGAAAACTACTATTACCATATCAAGAGTATCGACCCAACGCTCAGGATTGACCCGGCGAGGATTTCAGCAGGCGCGTTAATCGGCATAGGCTTCTTAGGCGCAGGAGTGATTGTAAAAAGCGGTTTTGCGATCAGGGGACTGACAACCGCGGCGTCTATATGGATCGTCTCCGCTATCGGGCTTGCAATCGGGGGCGGGCTCTATTTCGAGGGGATTGCGACTTCCATAATTACCATCATCGCTTTAATGGCGCTCAGGGCTGTTGAAAGGAAGATAAAATTTTTACGTTACAAAGTAATTACGGTTTCCACGCTCATTACGGCAAACAAGGAGGAGGAAATTACATCCATGCTCTCAAGCCGCGGATTTCACGTCCACTCCATTGATTACGAGAAGGACAAATCAAAGGGTGAAATTATATATGACATCACAGTCTCTACAAGAAATAAGGAAGCAGTAAGACAGATGTTTGCTGAATTGAACTCGACGGAGTTTATAAATACACTGAAAATCAGCGGATGA
- a CDS encoding LysR family transcriptional regulator, whose translation MDDHKLKVFCIVAETKSFSRASEIIRLTQPAVSLQIQALEEMYGTKLFNRSGCVITLTPAGEMLYKYAKEINALYEAAEKEIGGITGLVKGVITVGASSTIGNYVLPTVVSDFKRRFPKVGVHIHVGNTKAVVDYLNAGSVDIGLVEGEVNKQKLILEKLIPDEMVLIMSPYHHLAKKSTVSIMELAKEPLIFREEGSGTREAIEKYLSKHGITQQNLKISIIMGSTESIKSAVEEGLGISILSKWAARKECKYGSLKTAVFKEEKFVRDFSLVYRKSKEPSHTVEQFMGFLRRYPYNKLLSVQ comes from the coding sequence ATGGATGACCACAAGTTAAAAGTATTCTGTATAGTTGCGGAAACTAAAAGCTTTTCAAGGGCGTCTGAAATCATTCGCCTCACCCAGCCTGCCGTCAGCCTTCAAATACAAGCTCTCGAAGAAATGTACGGCACAAAATTATTCAACCGCTCCGGTTGTGTTATTACTCTCACGCCTGCAGGTGAAATGCTCTACAAATACGCGAAAGAGATAAACGCTCTATATGAAGCCGCTGAGAAAGAGATAGGCGGGATCACCGGTCTTGTAAAAGGAGTGATAACAGTCGGCGCAAGTTCTACTATAGGCAATTACGTTTTACCGACCGTAGTATCTGATTTCAAGAGACGGTTCCCGAAGGTGGGGGTCCATATTCATGTAGGAAACACTAAAGCCGTCGTCGATTATTTGAATGCCGGCAGCGTTGATATCGGCCTCGTTGAGGGAGAGGTCAACAAGCAGAAACTGATTTTGGAAAAACTCATCCCCGACGAAATGGTTTTGATAATGTCGCCCTATCATCATCTGGCAAAAAAATCCACCGTCTCCATCATGGAACTCGCAAAAGAGCCTTTGATATTCAGGGAGGAAGGGTCGGGGACAAGAGAAGCTATAGAGAAGTATCTTTCAAAGCACGGAATAACTCAGCAGAACCTGAAGATCTCTATAATAATGGGAAGCACTGAATCAATAAAAAGCGCGGTTGAAGAAGGCCTCGGTATTTCAATACTTTCAAAGTGGGCAGCCAGAAAAGAATGCAAGTACGGAAGTTTGAAAACAGCGGTCTTTAAAGAAGAGAAATTTGTAAGAGATTTTTCACTCGTATACAGGAAGTCCAAGGAGCCTTCACACACCGTCGAGCAATTTATGGGGTTCTTAAGGAGATATCCCTACAACAAGCTTTTAAGCGTCCAATAA
- a CDS encoding dienelactone hydrolase family protein: MYKIAVVITLILLAASQSHAGAKVQGQAVDYSDNGVVMKGYLAYDENIKGKRPGVLVVHEWWGHNEYARKRARMLAELGYTALAVDMYGDGKQAMHPDDAGKFSSELMKNFDTAKSRFTAAMNFLKQQPTVDPERIAAIGYCFGGGIVLNMARQGIELKGVASFHGGLTAVKPAGPGAVKAKILVLHGADDKFTTPEQIDAFKKEMKAAGADSKFISYPGAMHSFTNPDADMYAKKFNLPLGYNAEADKKSWSELKKFLKAIFKK; the protein is encoded by the coding sequence ATGTATAAGATAGCAGTTGTTATTACATTGATATTGTTAGCGGCAAGCCAGTCTCACGCAGGCGCGAAGGTCCAGGGTCAGGCCGTCGATTACAGCGACAACGGCGTGGTGATGAAAGGGTACCTCGCGTATGATGAAAATATAAAAGGAAAACGCCCGGGCGTGCTGGTTGTCCATGAGTGGTGGGGGCATAACGAATACGCCCGCAAGCGCGCGCGGATGCTCGCTGAACTCGGATACACAGCCCTCGCAGTTGATATGTACGGTGACGGCAAGCAGGCAATGCATCCAGATGACGCCGGGAAATTTTCATCAGAGCTGATGAAGAACTTCGACACCGCGAAGTCGCGGTTCACCGCAGCCATGAACTTTCTCAAGCAGCAGCCGACGGTTGATCCCGAACGCATCGCCGCTATCGGATACTGTTTCGGCGGAGGCATTGTGCTGAACATGGCGCGGCAGGGCATAGAACTTAAAGGTGTTGCAAGCTTTCATGGAGGTTTGACAGCGGTAAAGCCCGCGGGGCCCGGCGCAGTAAAGGCAAAGATACTGGTGCTTCACGGCGCTGACGATAAGTTTACTACGCCTGAACAGATAGACGCCTTCAAAAAAGAGATGAAGGCCGCTGGGGCCGACTCCAAATTCATCTCATACCCGGGCGCAATGCACAGCTTTACAAATCCCGATGCTGATATGTATGCAAAGAAGTTCAATCTGCCGTTAGGATACAACGCCGAAGCGGACAAAAAATCATGGAGTGAGCTGAAGAAGTTCCTCAAAGCTATCTTCAAGAAATAG
- a CDS encoding RNA ligase partner protein codes for MKSARQRKDRVVLDTSLFVNPEVRNDFGDSPTEAINGFLQIAEQIPSLEFYMPSSIFQELLNFVNEKEIPGALLAVLHQKSPSKHELTCPAFFLYELIEDIRERVNKGLRIAEKAVRTAGKSDEREVIQAMRKNYREALREGIIDSKEDVDLILLAKELDALLVTVDHGAIKWAEKLGIRWLLPSKFKEYLMSFIQNE; via the coding sequence ATGAAGTCTGCAAGACAAAGAAAAGACAGAGTAGTTCTTGATACAAGCCTTTTTGTAAATCCAGAAGTCCGCAATGATTTCGGCGATTCGCCTACAGAGGCAATAAATGGATTTCTCCAGATAGCGGAGCAGATCCCCTCGCTCGAATTCTACATGCCCTCTTCCATCTTTCAGGAGCTCCTGAATTTCGTGAATGAAAAAGAGATCCCCGGAGCGCTTCTTGCCGTGCTTCATCAAAAATCCCCGAGCAAGCATGAACTGACCTGCCCCGCCTTTTTCCTGTACGAGCTCATCGAAGATATAAGAGAGCGCGTTAACAAAGGCTTAAGGATCGCAGAGAAGGCCGTTAGGACCGCGGGCAAAAGCGATGAACGCGAAGTCATACAGGCCATGAGGAAAAACTACAGGGAGGCCCTGCGCGAGGGAATAATCGACAGCAAGGAAGACGTGGATTTGATATTGCTGGCAAAAGAGCTCGACGCGCTCCTTGTCACCGTCGATCACGGCGCAATAAAATGGGCCGAGAAGCTGGGGATTAGATGGCTCCTGCCAAGCAAGTTCAAAGAATATCTGATGAGCTTTATTCAGAACGAGTGA
- a CDS encoding tetratricopeptide repeat protein, with protein sequence MAKFSVFLTIMFLLVVGILAFFNKDTVNLTVWQGVTYEVPVIGLILISTAAGIFAMFVVFSIRDARRFFSNWQFNRRQKKELKIQESYTRGLDAFFACRYEEAEELFTKVVEEDPYNVNALLRLGDIAIYEEDYFKAKDFYTRAKEIKPRSVEVLLSLEKVFEGQQKWNEALKYLDTILEIDEENPEILYRKRDIYERDKKWEDVLEVQHKVLKCDLSPEEEQEEHKKHLGYRYELGCHYLETNNTEKAVKILKSVIKADKDFASAYIALAEAYLKDGNTDEAQELLLKGYETTSSLVLLVRLEDFFISMGEPGTIIDLYQKAVQKDPRDLKLQFFLAKLYYRLEMIDYAFETINALDTSAFDFPDLHILLGNIYLRRSRAEKAAEEFKKALKVDKPLLVPFCCSNCGYTSKDWAGRCPSCKTWNTFVLNTYEVCKTKKRQSSS encoded by the coding sequence ATGGCAAAGTTTTCAGTATTCCTGACGATCATGTTCCTGCTTGTAGTGGGCATACTGGCGTTCTTTAACAAGGACACGGTCAACCTTACGGTCTGGCAGGGCGTTACTTATGAAGTCCCGGTCATCGGCCTTATACTGATCTCCACCGCGGCCGGCATCTTCGCCATGTTCGTTGTCTTTTCCATCAGGGACGCCAGGCGGTTCTTCAGCAACTGGCAGTTCAACCGCCGCCAGAAGAAGGAATTGAAGATCCAGGAATCCTACACAAGGGGGCTCGACGCCTTCTTTGCCTGCAGGTACGAAGAGGCGGAGGAGCTTTTCACGAAAGTTGTTGAAGAAGACCCGTACAACGTTAACGCACTGCTCAGGCTTGGTGACATCGCGATATATGAGGAAGATTATTTCAAGGCAAAGGATTTTTACACAAGGGCCAAGGAAATAAAACCCCGGAGCGTTGAGGTATTGCTCTCGCTTGAAAAGGTCTTTGAGGGGCAGCAGAAATGGAATGAGGCCCTGAAATATCTTGACACCATCCTTGAGATCGACGAAGAGAATCCCGAGATCCTTTACAGGAAACGTGACATATACGAGAGAGACAAAAAATGGGAAGATGTTTTAGAGGTCCAGCACAAGGTGCTTAAATGCGACCTCTCTCCCGAGGAAGAACAGGAAGAGCACAAAAAACATTTAGGCTACAGGTACGAACTTGGATGCCATTACCTTGAAACCAATAATACTGAAAAGGCTGTAAAGATATTAAAGTCCGTTATCAAGGCGGACAAGGACTTTGCCTCCGCGTACATTGCTCTCGCGGAAGCGTATTTAAAAGACGGCAATACGGATGAGGCGCAGGAGCTTCTGCTGAAGGGATATGAAACGACCTCTTCATTGGTCCTGCTTGTGCGCCTGGAAGACTTTTTCATATCAATGGGAGAGCCGGGCACGATAATCGATCTCTACCAAAAGGCGGTGCAGAAAGACCCGCGTGACCTGAAGCTCCAGTTCTTCCTTGCAAAACTTTATTACCGCCTTGAGATGATAGATTACGCCTTTGAGACGATCAACGCGCTTGATACCAGCGCATTTGATTTTCCCGACCTGCACATCCTTTTAGGCAATATTTACCTGAGACGATCCCGGGCGGAAAAGGCCGCCGAGGAATTCAAGAAAGCCCTGAAAGTTGACAAGCCTCTGCTTGTGCCTTTTTGCTGCTCAAACTGCGGGTACACCTCTAAAGACTGGGCCGGGAGATGCCCTTCATGCAAGACCTGGAACACCTTCGTCCTGAATACATATGAAGTCTGCAAGACAAAGAAAAGACAGAGTAGTTCTTGA
- the rsfS gene encoding ribosome silencing factor, translating into MSNSKKRAVRAAETALDKKAKDTIILELKDLSTIADYFVICSGDNTSQIRAIAEAIQENFSKQNIFPLGKEGLDFARWVLIDYGDIIINIFDDETRDYYELEKLWIDAPRIPVEEHKK; encoded by the coding sequence ATTAGCAACAGCAAGAAAAGGGCGGTCAGGGCCGCGGAGACGGCCCTCGACAAAAAAGCCAAAGACACGATCATCCTCGAATTAAAAGACCTTTCAACGATTGCAGATTATTTTGTGATCTGTTCGGGAGATAATACGTCGCAGATCAGGGCGATAGCGGAAGCCATACAGGAGAATTTTTCAAAACAGAATATCTTCCCTCTCGGAAAAGAGGGGCTGGATTTCGCCCGGTGGGTCCTGATAGATTACGGCGATATAATAATTAATATCTTTGATGATGAGACCAGGGATTATTACGAGTTGGAAAAGCTCTGGATAGACGCGCCGAGAATTCCGGTAGAGGAGCACAAGAAATAA
- the nadD gene encoding nicotinate (nicotinamide) nucleotide adenylyltransferase, producing MKLGIYGGTFNPIHYGHLRTAEEIFEKLSLDRILFIPAGQTPFVKPDLIKAAHRYKMVKLAIAGNPRFDVSNIEARSPGKSFTVDTISKLKLRHKNAELFFILGIDAFLDLPHWKQPGTLLDLTNLVVISRPSHAFAALSSSPYLKNVPVKILKELDKGTRDCFSFDISGKQKGSLCNVTGLEISASRVRNLVASGKNIKYLLPDSVENYIISHELYIRNG from the coding sequence ATGAAACTCGGCATCTACGGCGGGACGTTCAACCCCATACATTACGGACATCTGAGGACCGCGGAGGAGATCTTTGAGAAGCTTTCGCTCGACAGGATACTCTTTATACCGGCGGGCCAGACGCCGTTTGTAAAACCCGATCTCATCAAGGCCGCTCACCGTTATAAAATGGTAAAGCTCGCCATCGCGGGCAATCCCCGTTTTGATGTGTCTAACATAGAGGCAAGATCTCCCGGCAAGTCATTTACTGTCGACACTATCAGCAAATTGAAGCTCAGGCACAAGAACGCGGAGTTGTTTTTCATCCTGGGTATTGACGCGTTCCTGGACCTGCCTCACTGGAAGCAGCCCGGCACGCTTCTCGATCTTACAAACCTGGTCGTTATATCAAGACCGTCCCACGCGTTTGCGGCCCTTTCATCATCCCCGTATCTCAAAAATGTTCCCGTGAAGATACTGAAGGAGCTTGATAAGGGGACAAGGGACTGCTTTTCTTTTGACATCTCCGGGAAACAGAAAGGGTCCCTGTGCAATGTCACGGGGCTTGAAATTTCAGCGTCCCGCGTAAGAAATCTGGTTGCGTCCGGTAAAAATATTAAGTACCTCTTGCCTGATTCCGTAGAAAACTATATAATTTCACATGAATTATATATACGTAATGGGTAA